cagatgccaccagcagaaggttgattttcttttttggtgattcgggttctgtagtttccacatcggagtgttgttcttttaagacttctgaaagcacctTTTAAGACTTCCACACCtaatccctctcagattttggaaggcacctcagattcttaaaccttgggtcaagtgctgtagctatctttagaaatctcacattggtaccttctttgagttttgtgaaatctgcagcgaaattgttcttaaaacgaagaacatgtgctgggtcaacatccgagactgctataacatgaaatatatggcagaatgcgggtaaacagagaaggagacatactattctcctgaaggagttcagtcaaaatttaattaggGCATTATTtcttaacaagcatcatcagcgtggaagcatgtcttctggaatggtggccgaagcatgaaggggcatacgaatgtttagcatatctggcacgtaaataccttgcaatgccggctacaaaaatgccatgagaatgcctgttctcacttacaggtgacattgtaaataagaagtgggcagcattatctcctgtaaatgtaaacaaacttgtttgtcttagcgattggctgaataagtaggactgagtggacttgtaggcactaaagttttacattgttttgtttttgagcgcagttatgtaacaaaaaaaaatctacatttgtaaattgcaattTCACgaaaaagagattgcattacagtacttgtatgaggtgaactgaaaaatacgatttcttgtttatcattttacagtgcaaatatttgtaataaaaataatataaagtgagcactgtacgctttgtattctgtgttgtcatttaaatcaatatatttgaaaatgtacaaaaacatccaaaaatatttaataaatttcaattggtattccattgtttaatagtgcaattaaaatgagattaattgcgattaatttttttaagagcGATTAATTTTTGAATTCaacacgtgagttaactgcaattaatcaacagccctaatatatatatatatatcagcctgaatattaaaaaaaaccctaccaatACAAGATactccactgcacatgcttcgctccctgaggagaggatgagagaacaaacaacacatgaCAAATGTTAATCATGTTGCACcactggaaagtgctcagatactgtggccATGAGCATGATGAAAGAACCTTGACAGAACAGAAAGAGAATAGAATAAAGATCTGTTAACCAGGTTTATGGACTGAAATAACTACTGTAACCCTCTGTAGGgattcccagtctctttgcctgCAGAACTTCGGATGCAATGGCCCCACTCTTATCCTACCTCCAGCTATACCCTACATTCTGGCCTCTTTTGGCCACTTGTGTGGACACTGCTCTTGCATCTATCCCACAATACAGAGACACCATTGAGGGCTCTAATTGCATCCTTTAAGTATATCTCTGCCAGAattgttaaaactgaaaaaacaacCAGACTTACCAGGGTAAATTGATTAATAACCCAGTGACATTAACAGAAAGTAGAACTAGAATTCTGGGGGACTCATGcctgttaaaattaaataaacttcAAATAAGGCTGTCACAGTGATCAAAGAAACCTTTTATTACAGGTAGATATATAACTACATGGAATATTTCACAATCTAACTGCTTAGTAATGGGATAATTTCATGCCATTCTAACCGCACGGCATTTTCTGGGTATCACTGAAGGATAGCTAGTTGGCCATCAGTAAAATGGATGTCGTCATGTTTAAAGTATACTTTTCTATATAACAAAATGCGCTATCTGCGTTACTTATAACACAGATTATTACAACTGAAACATTACATTTAACTTACCTTTCATTCAGAAAACTAAGTACTCAGttccacttttttctttataCGTTCAGTCAGTCTTTATTTTCACTTTCTGGCTGCCAAGTGCTAGAACAATGCTGCAGTGAAGTGCTGTGGGGTCCTTGGATGGGAGGAATTACACTTATTATTAGCACACTTCATTGTTGGAGGATCTGAAAGTTctttactgatttatttttcaatGTATAACATGCCTATCAGAActtctacaccagtggttcccaaacttgttccgccgcttgtgcagggaaagcccctggcgggccgggccgggttgtttacctgccgcgtccgcaggttcagccgatcgtggctcccagtggcagcggttcgctgctccaggccaatgggagctgctggaagcggcggccagtatgtctcGCGGCTCGCGCCacttcaagcagctcccattgacctggagcagagaaccgcagccactgggagccgtgatcggccaaacctgcggacgcggcaggtaaacaaatcggcccggcccgccaggggctttccctgcacaagcagcggaacaagtttgggaaccactgttctagacatATAAGCAAAAAGTTATATTACATACTTTAATTCAGTCCTAGATTGATACGATGTCAAACTAAAAAACTTCTGTCCATCAATCCAGAATGCTACCTTTTTTCAACTTTTTCGCTCTCATTCTATTAGAGAGGGAGAGATACTTTGTAGCTTGCCCTAATGTAAATAAATACAGGCTCTTTTGAGCAGGGGTCGAAGCAAATTCCAGAATCAACTGAGAGGCCCTGAAACCAGTCACCACACCTAAAAATCTAGGAAGTGTAAGTTCAAGCATCCCAGCAAATCTCAACTTCTGCATTAGAGCACTAAATaagaggtaaaaagaaaaggaggacttgtggcactttagagactaacaaatttattagttagtctctaaggtgccacaagtactccttttctttttgcgaatacagactaacatggctgctactctgaaacctaaataagaGGTGGTTACTTAGATAACCAGGACCACAAGGCTTTCCAGATCAAAACCAAAATCTTGCATTGCACCCAGAAATCAGCAGGGACCCACTGAAGACTACAAAGCACAGATATAATAACCTCCATACATGACATACCATCAAATAAAACAGCAGGCACATCCTTCACTAGCTGACTTTCCAAGTGGTTTATAAGCATACGCCAAGTAGAGCACATTGCAGTAGTTCACCCTGAAGATTACAAAGGCATGTATAACTTTGGTGAGGGCCATATCTGAAAGGAACCACCTCACCAAACAGATGAAAAAAGGAATGTTGGTTACTGCTATTATCTGCGaatcagctgagggtctggtctGATAACCATGCTACAAACcttatcaacaacaacaaaaaaacaaccttgaCTGAAGTAACTGATGTCACCTCCTCTGGTTGTTTTCCCCAGCGAACCAGCATCATTCCTGCCTTAAGCAGATCAAGCCTCAACCAACTATTCCTCAGCACAATCTCAGCCAGACACTGAAATATATTACTGCCTGGGTTCACTATCTAGCTTAGgttctcatcaccacagtataCGAGCATCTCACAGttattaatgcatttatcctcctTACACcactgtgaggtagagaagtgctattattcctGTTCTACAGATGTGAAACTCAGACACAGAGAAACTAAGggacagatttacaaaggtactcaggtacctaaagatgtagataggcaCATTGTCAGATTTACAAAAGAGTCTAGGCATGTAACTCCCACggattttcatttaatttcacctaattcccattgatcgCCCCTTGCAGCCTCCCACACAGACAGAGCAGAAAGACTGACAAGACAGCATGCCACATAAGAGAACCCTGGGAGCAACTGAATAATTGCCTATCAGCATTCTCTGTGCCctctaagaagaaaagaaatagagCCAATTCAGTATGACACAACTCATCAATAGTAAGGTCTGCAATTACTTCAGCAATACTTCATGGCCAATGGTTCGAAAGGCAAAAAGAGTCAGTGTGGTTGGTTTATGTCCATAGTCAGAAGGAAAGCACTGACCAAGACCAATGCAGTCTGACTTACGCTCAAGTCTAAAATCGAACTGAAAGGGTCAAGAAAATCTGAGAACTCTATCTAATACTAGAGCTGCTTTGGCAAAATCTTCTCAATAGCCTGTCCCATTTCAAAAAAGGAAGGTTTTTACGAACTATGACCTGATCCTCACACAAAAATCCAAGGTaaagcctaacaaatttatttgggcataagctttcgtgggctaaaacccacttcatcagatgcccacgaaagcttatgcccaaataaatttgttagtctctaaagtgccacaataactcctccttgttttttgctgatacagactaacagagctACAGCTCTGAAACAAGATAAAGCTGTATCACAGCCCGTTTACACAAGAATAATTTTGCATACTATTGAAACAGCCATTTGTGGGGTGGCACACAGCAGCTCTTTTAGCAGAACGGAAAAATTACATAACAATTTACGGCAAGAATTAATTAAGAATACTGTAGCCAAGTGAAACTGAAGGGGAAATTTTTGGTAGGTAGAATATAGGAATATCAGaattgtcatactggatcagaccagtggacTGTCTTGTGGTCCTATCTCTTACAttagccagtaccagatgctgcAAAAGAAGGTTCAAGAAACCCCATAatgggcaattatggaataacaaGTTTATAGAGGAAGTTTTCTCTCTTCTCTAAACAATCCAaatttttccatctcttttcaTGGAAGTCTTTCCTGTAATCATTTTCACCATCCATTTCTGAATGCCCTTAATTTCTATTATAACCGGGTTAAGATAGAGCAGAGGTTCTAAAgctgtggtccgcggaccagagctccattcaggtgatccggggatagttccctctaaggtgtgtggCTGGGCAGCCACACACCtacgtggctccactaattaggtgcctggaccctggaaaaGACGCACATGTagggtgaggtggtggccttagGGGATATAGCgggtaggtgggagggagcagtgggatGGGAAGAGTGGGTggagggaatttgggacgtgcagggctgtggtTGCCAGAGAAAGaagcgactttccccagctccagggctgcgtctgccagggagagacagccctcctccccagcctcagctctgtggctgctgtggtgggggagagaccccctccggctccttcccagctccagctcggTGGCTGCTGCAGCGGGGGAGAAAGGGCACATCCATCGTATTAAAAAAGTTAGactattgatattaaaatatgagttgtgtacttttatttgtagaaaaaaaactttaattattgctatttttatatagcgcttttatccaaagcgctttacaatagttagctaacagtataaacaacatttggaaaggtttcagagtagcagccgtgttagtctgtatccacaaaaagaaaaggagtacttgtggcaccttagagactaacaaatttatctgagcataagttttcatgagctacagctcacttcatcggctgcatgcagtggaaaatacagtggggagattttatatacacagagaacatgaaacaatgggtgttaccatacacactgtaacgagagtgatcaggtagggtgagctattaccagcaggaaagaaaaaaaaccttttgtagtgataatcaaggtgggccatttccagcagttgacaagagcatatgaggaacagtagcggggggaaataaacatggggaaacagttttactttgtgtcacgacacatccactcccagtctttattcaagcctactgtaatggtgtccagtttgcaaattaatttcaattcagcagtctctcattggagtctgtttttgaagttttttttgttgaagaattgcaacttttaggtctgtaatcaagtgaccagagagactgaagtgttctccgactttAAGTGGTCCACCAAGGCCATCAgcgaaaaaaaaaagtttgagaaccactgagatagAGTAACCAGATCTGAACAAAGTATTCTAGGTAAGGGTATATCATTGTTCTATATAAAgacatattttctgtattattctccatcccattctctATATATCCTAatattgtttggttttggttttttaaacacaCTGCTGTACGTTGAGCAGAGGTTTTGAGACACCCAGAATGGTATCTTTTTCTAAAGTGACGATGGTTTAGAACACAGCAATGTGTAGGAGTAGTTAACATTTTTTCCTTACAGTACACATTACCTTGCATTTCTCAATAATGtatttcatttgccattgtgGTGTGTATTCACCTGCCTTTATTACACCTCGctgaagttcttcacaatctTCTCTAGTCTTGTCAAAAGTGAACAATTCTATATTTTCTGCAGGGGTTGCGATCTCACTCTtcacttcctttcccagctactgATAAGTATGTTCAACATCACCAATTCTAGTAAGGAAATTTGGGAACATTATGTTAAAAATTGACCATTTTTTCCTAATCTCAGTTTTCTACcttttaggccttgtcttcaaGTGCGGGGTAGGAGGGGGGGGTGGCGAGTGTGTTCTTATTGTGTTATCTAATACCCATGGTAAAATCACAGTGAAGACAGGGCAGTTTAGATTTTAACACATATTAGTAGGTTGAGGTAAATCCTAGGCTCTCCCTCCAGTGTTTATCTCCACCTTCTAATACACTTGAAAACTACAAACTTCCTTGTTTTTGTTAGCATTTTATCATGAGTTACCAAGTATTAGCTAACCGTGGTAAGAAAACACcatttttcctagtgtagatacaCCTTTATGTGAGCTCCTAATCCATGACAGAATTTAACCTCTCATGTCCTGATTTCTTAGCCTATGCCTTCACTAAAAATGGTATGTTTTTACCCCAACCCTATACCGCCTGACTAGCTACATCAAGGACAAATGTGTTGTCTCCACTGTAAGATAGCTATCTTGAGTCAGCTGTTTCAGTATAAAAAACACAGCCTTTTTTTGCAGTGACAACATTGCCCTACTTTTCTTACTAGCCTCTTGCCACTTAATAGCCACTGTCAAGGACTTTTTTGAAAGTCTGAATGTGACATCGGATTCTCCTTTAGCCACTATTTTGTTGATTTGCTCAAAGACGACTAAGCTGGAGAAGCAGGCTTTTGTTCTGTAGAAAGCACACTGGTTTGTCCCTGTCACATCACATTCCTCTGGGTATTTTACGATTCTATTTTTAATGATCATTTAAACCAGACTACCTGATACTGAAGGAAGGTTTACTGCTCTTTAATCCCTCCTACCTAGTGCCTTCCTCCAGTACGCCAGCTGACGAAGAAATCGCTTATCTTTGTTGGCAGCTCGGCCCCTTCCTTCATTCTTAGCTTTTGTCTGAACTGGATGAATACTCTCCAGGCCGAGTCTTGCTGCAATCACTTTGTGCCTGCACCTCCTCTTTTGACACCTCACTCCCTGGCAGTACTTCCCCTCTATCACCTGCGCTGGGCAGGTTACTGTCCTGTCCCAAACCCAGCCGTGGCGTGAACTGCAGCAGGGGgtcagcttctctgcaatggcttgCTCGGCCTCAGCGGCTTTTCCCTCCGTGTGCCGCCCGCTCATCCGACAAGGGTGCTGGCCGCCTCGAAAGGCAGGCGGGGACCGGCAGCATTGTGCCCCTAGCaacgggctggctggggggcgggggctcgtAACGCCTCTCGGCCTGGccgccaggcccagccccagggcggagCCCAGCTgactggggccgggcgcgggcaGCGGGGCGCCAGCGCTGCGGCCCTGCAGGTGGCGCCGTGCGCCCGCCGCTTGGGCCGTGGGCAGAGGACCCGAGCTGGGCCTCGCCGCCTCCTGCTCTCGAGTTCCCGGCCGGGAGCGCGCGGCGGAGCCGAGGCGTCTGTGCGGCGCCGCCATGGGGAAGCGGGATAACCGGGTGGTGAGTGACGCGGGGCGCGGGCTCGGGGTGGCGGCAGGGCCGCGGGGAGGCCGCCAGGGGAAGCGCTGCTGCGTCCCGCGCCTCAGGCCGGGCCTGGCCCGGGGAGACCGGGGTGTAGCGCTCGGCTCAGCCCGGCCCGGCCACCAGCCCCtcagctgaggggggagggggcctcGGTGAGCCCTGCTCCGCTCCAGGCgccccatcccattccccccaccccgagtgcGCCGGCGTATCACCGGGCGTGGGGCTGTGCGGGGACCCCGGCCTCCCCCTGCTCCGTGGTGGGTCTGCACAAGGGTCAGACCAGGAGGGGCTCTTGTTGCTGAACGGTCTAAAGCATATTTGCAAAATTGCAGTCTGGGGATCGCAAGATGGGGGGCAGTCCCCAATATCCGCACAATATCCGTGTCATCATATATCACAATGGCGGTTCTTGGCCGCGTGAAAGCCTTGACTCTGTCGATATAAACTGGGAGCCGATGATGATGATAATTACAATATAACTGTCCTGCCAAAAATGTCTCCCATCACCAGTATGGGATTCTTGGGTAAGGCATGTGGTGCCGTTCACCTGGCCTGGCATGTTTCCCAGCAGAGTAAAAGACCTTTCTCCACTGATCGTAAATTCTGTATTGTGCATCATGTATTTTTTCAAAACTGGGCAGCCAGGCAACCCAAGGAATTTACTTGTGTCGTATGTGATAGAACTGTTCATTTCCTAGTCAAATCTAGCACAAATCACTAATGACAATATGTAGTTTCTGTCTGATATCTGTTTTGTGTTCTGTCATGTGAAAAAAGTTAGGGTGCTGGCCAGTTCCTTGCAAAGACATTTTCCTagcaatattatttttattattgagtgtGCTAAGCCGATCTatggaacaaaataaaacaaaacaaaggcctCTGGCCTAAAGTATTGGATACATATGGGTCCTTCTCTCTGCACAGATCCTTGTCTACACAGaggctctgttgacttcagtaggttatTCCTCAAAATAAGTGTTGGCCTCCTCACATGTGATCTAGTTGTAGGATCAGACTTTAATGTTAGGTTGTCAACCTTCCTGTCCTTCAGGTCCTTCCTTAAAACTTCCTCTTTTCAACTAGCTACCCACCACTAACCATCTACAAATACTTTTATGCTTGACCAGATGTTCATATTTCATTTAATCTTATTCAAATACAAATTTTGCAACTAATAAGTTGTGtgataaaaataaaccaaatcaCATTATTTTGTTTCAGCCTTTCCCCCTtctttgtctgtatttcaaatttaggctgtgatcctgcaagctgttccCAGCAGACAGATCCTTTCAGTGACTTTAGTGGGGCTCCTTGTGAGCATAGTGGTCTCCCTGCAAAGAGAAATTGATAGTATTCAGGCCTTGGACTGTAAGGCCAGGTTTACAAAACTTTTATCACTAATGTCagttaggagtgtgatttttctacagcatttttatgctggcaaaagccctggTGCAGATGCAGTTTTATTGGCAAACAAGTGTGCTTTTGCTGATATAGTTCcctgagtaaaaaaaaattgagtataAGCTGTACCAGAAAAAGAACTGTTTTGccagtaaaaagaacgaggagtacttgtggcaccttagagactaatgccatc
The window above is part of the Chelonia mydas isolate rCheMyd1 chromosome 2, rCheMyd1.pri.v2, whole genome shotgun sequence genome. Proteins encoded here:
- the LOC122464737 gene encoding uncharacterized protein LOC122464737 — translated: MAAPHRRLGSAARSRPGTREQEAARPSSGPLPTAQAAGARRHLQGRSAGAPLPAPGPSQLGSALGLGLAARPRGVTSPRPPASPLLGAQCCRSPPAFRGGQHPCRMSGRHTEGKAAEAEQAIAEKLTPCCSSRHGWVWDRTVTCPAQVIEGKYCQGVRCQKRRCRHKVIAARLGLESIHPVQTKAKNEGRGRAANKDKRFLRQLAYWRKALELVMLNILISSWERK